The nucleotide window GCAAAAGAAATAATCCAGCCAAAATTTGTTCTATTTTCTGAAAGAGTTCATAAGGGAACCATCCTTGTTGTACTGGAGTAGATctgtttttacaaatttattaaCTAGGCAATTGGCCAGATGAGGACCTAAGACCAGAGCATGCAGCAAAATCAAGCAATGGATCTAAGAAAGTCAACTCTGAGGCAcaactttttctatttttgtctaGGCATTCAAGTTGCCTAGAAGTAAAAATCTTCCTTTACGGTCCTAAATTCTTCGCTGAGTTACTAAAACAGTTTAACCAAAATATAGGAGACAGAGGCATAGATAACACTTCTTGACCACTAAGAGTTGATTAAAATATACCTTCAGAAGGGAAAGCAAATGCTGATCCATGTCATTGTTAGAAAAGCAACAACTTGACTGAGTTATCAAGTGACTGGTTGAATAATTGTCCAGCATCACCAAGAACCAAAGATTTACTTGCACAAGCCACCAGAGAAGAATCTTCAATTGGGCCAGAggaatttattaatttctgcaccAATACTTGTCACAAAAATGGATGATAAACCAACTATAGTACCACAATAAACAGATAACGAGAGGAAACTCAAGATGTACAAAATGTAACAAATTTTTATCTGACCAAGAAGTTCTTGAGTTGAAGTTTAGCATTGGCAAGTATATCCATGGTGGCACTTGTAGCCTGACCAGAGCCAGAAAGACCTCCCAGGACAGACAATATGGAGCACTATtaagaagtgaaagaaaaagagagttcGTATGAAGATGTCTATCGAGTTTACAACAAGGCATAAACGAGGACATTAACAAAATGATGTACCTCATATCTAGAAGAAACTTCATAAAACCGCAAACGATGAAGTATATAAGTAGCAAGAGAGGCTACATCATGCCGCAGATTGTGCAATAATAACTTCAACAATTGATTGTATCGCTCACTAGTACCAGAAGGTATATTTTCATCCTCACGAGGCCACCATCCAAGGAAACCTTCGCAGCCAACTGAATGAGAAGTTGCCTGTTCAATAACTCCAAGGTGCAGCAATTTGAGAGCACTAGAGTTCTGCAAGCTACTAACAAAACAATAACCAAGCTGCTCCATGCCACCACAATTAACAAAATGATAGCAGCTTTCTCTTGCCAAAGACACTAGAAGATCCAGAGTCAAACAGAGAACCATGTTCTCTCTCTGAAATGAGAAATCATAATCATATTACAAAATTTATGTTGAGATAAAAAATAATCtcgcccaggaataatatccacagCAAATTTAATagcacaagagagtaacaatgacaccaaatatttttgtgggataaaatacaatacccgagtAGAACAATATTattactataatattacaactggtagtgtcaagagactactacaactttgaaagaaataacactttttatttaaaacacctcactacaatattactaccaCTCACTAGTTATCTCACAGACcacaatctgtggattactctcactGCTTTATGCTTCTCACGTTATTTTGGTGTACATCAAAAGAGAAATGAAGCCTGCTATTTATAGAAGATCAGAATGGTTTATTCACTGTAATTTGCAGTGCAAATTACCATCGATCAAAACATGTGTTTGTGACTTTTGCAATTTGGCAACTTTTTCTAGCCGCCTAACTTGAAAATTTTTTCCAGCCACCCTATTTGACTTCTGCAACATTTtcatcttttctcttttgtttcatCTTTTTTATGGGTCCTACAAATCTCTCcgttaattttgatttttcttctttattctaaGTCTTGATCTCAATCTTTGAAAATCTTCAAATTTGAGAGGCTTTGTGAAGATATTTGCAACttgatcatgagacttcacatatttgagcctgacttccttcttggcaatgcactctctgatgaaatgataccttgtatctatatgcttgcttcgatcatgatacacCAGATTCTTGGCGAGTGCTTGTGCATatttgttatcaatacaaatctctgtagCCTCAATTTGTGATAAATTGAGCTTCTTCAATAATCTTCttagccaaatagcatgacaggtacatgatgttgctgctatatattcggcttcacaagtcgagagagtaacTATGGACTGTTTttttgaactccaagaaataacagattcacccaagaaaaatacaaaaccagttgtactttttctatcatcaatatctcccgcataatcgctatcacaaaatcccacaaggttgaaatcattagaagaagaataaaataacccATAATTGatcgtaccttttaggtaacgaagaattcttctaATGACCTTCAGGTGAGTAGAGGTAGGAGCCTCCATGAAGCGACTTACTACTCCAACTGCAAAAACTATATCTGGCCTAGTACAAGTAAAGTACCTCAAACTTCCTACAAGACTTTTGAAGAATGTGGGATCCactttttctccttcatcaaacttggacaattttgtcccattttccatcggtgtgttcacagggttgcaatcgagcatgttgaacttcttcaatatctcctttgtatagctttcttgagagataaaaatttcatcctccatctgcttcacttctaggcccagGTAATATGACATGGGCCCTATGTCTGTCATCTCGAACTCACGGGATATATCTTTTTTgaaagcttcaaacaaacttgggttattacccgtgaaaataagatcatcaacacaaagacaaacaagtaagatatctccattagtatgaattttaaggtaaagagcatattcatggagacaacgagtaaacccattgtcttgaaaatacttgtcgatgcaactattccatgctcgtgggacttgctttaatccatataaagctttcttcaaccacaacactttatcttcatggtttttgaCCATGAAAcccaatggttgttcaacatagacttcttcttcaagatagtCATTCAAGAAGGCTGACTTGACATCTAGTTGATGAATCTTCCACTTCATTTGTGCCGTCAAAGAGATCAGCAAACGAATAGTCTCCATGCGGGTAACAGGTGCATACACTTAttcatagtcaatgccttgcctttgcttgtagcctttagccacaagtcgtgcCTTGTATTTCTCCACATCTCCATCAACATTCTTCTTTGTTTTGTATATCCATTTAACTCTAATTGCTCGATGACccttgggaagagttgttaactcccaagtgttgttcttctctattgacttGATCTCCTCCTCCATGGCTTGTTTCCACCTTTTGTCTGTAAcagcttcatcaaagttcatttgttcactatcagcaaagagacaatataaaaaatcaaaattagtaacttcttctgTGTCATCATAGACTTGAATGCTCCTTGTCCTTTGCGGCTGTTCGCTTGAACTTTCTTGAGAAGAAGGAGATGCAACATTGGTTGGAGAAGGGGGTGGAGTTGTATCCTGCACAGGTTCCAcggtctctggttcttcttcatcaccaaagtatggaagaaaatcatatgaagtttcttcctcagcttcccaattccatgccagttcttcatcaaattcaacatcacgaCTTACCACCACCTTACCGCTGCTTGGGTTGTATagcttgtagccttttgaactcgtatcatagccaacaaacacatgcttgacacttcgatcgtcaagctttgctctcccttgatgtggcacatgagcataggctatgctcccaaagattctcaagtgcttgacacttggctttcttccactccatgcttcttgaggggtttgatctctaacatttcttgttggagacctgttattcaaataaactgcacaagaaacAGCTTTGGCCTAAAATTCCTTGggcatacttttagctttcaacatacatctagccatattaagaatcgttcgattctttctctctgcaacaccattttgttgaggtgaataaggtaccgttagagggCGACGAATTCCATAAAGTTGACAGAAGTCATTAAATTCGCTTGAAGTGAATTCGCCTCCTCTATCGGACCTTAGAGCATTAATTTCATAGCCACTTTTTCCAcaactactttgaaatttttaaaagtagcaaaagcttcaaatttttggttcaagaaataaacccaagtctttctactaaagtcatcaataaaaagcagaaagtattttcttttaccaaaagaaggtggattgattggtcTACACACATCAGTGTGGACAAGCTGGAGCGGcttggttgatcttgacatggtctcctttggaaaactcctccttgcatgttttccaaaaaaacaagcttcacacaattgatttggatggttgattgatggtatcccatgtaccatgttcttttctcccattgatttgagtgcttcaaaatttaagtgcccaaatcgcatgtgccaacaccatgattcatcttgcacattagccttcaaacactttgcatcaattgttTTAATATTGAGAGAAAACAATCTATTCTttgccatatgcactttagcaattagaattccacttgaatctctaagccaaagatgcatatttttcatgtggatgtcatattccttttcaagaagttggcccaaacttaaaatattactttttaattttggcacataataaacatcttgaattaacttgtgactaccatctttacaggagatcagaatcgtacctatcccttcgatttgaacctttgaggtatctccaaaggacacattacctctcactgttttattgatctccacaaacttctctttgcatccacacatatgattgcttgctccattgtccaaataccacgagctgcaatcatctctgtcttcttccttgagtgccatcaacaacgttgactcattttcttctttcttgtcgtcaacaaggttagccttttcttcaacattgctacgacattcccaagagtaatggccaaatttatgacaattataacattcaatttttgatttgtcatacctttgtccattattttcttggtagtatccacgtcctcttcctcttctttgtccaCGACCACGACCTCTCATTGTTAAAGTTGTTACCGTTACTTCttgaagttgttaccattacTTCTTCCTTTTTCATGACCGCCACGGCCTCGTCCTCGTCAGTTTCCTCGATAGCTTgtttcacctccataatccttgaaggatgcctgagttttaagaagttgcttcaatgacacttcttttctccttttgatcttttcttcgtGGGCTTGTAAAGAACCTTCCAATTACTCCACCATTACAGATTCTAAATTTTTAGACTCctcaatagcacacaccacaaaatcaaatttaggtgttaaagtgcgaaggatcttttctaccacacGGACATCTTCTATGTCCTCCCCGTATCTTCTTAGTTGATTTACAATAGCCTtcacttttaaaaaataatccgagatgcattcggattctttcatttttaaagcttcaaaatcagcccttagagtttgaagttttaccttttttaccttgtcaactccttgaaaagaattttgtaaaatcccccaagcttcctttgaggtggtagcatctgccaccttctcaaacatggcaTCGTCCAAACATTGGTGAATGAGCGTGagggcttgttgatccttcttcctcGTCTTTGCCAagaccttttttttattttgaggcAGAACTTTCTCATTATTGGGTTTTGCATACCCTTTGTCTACGATTTTCCATATATCCTGAGAGCCAAGAATGACTTTCATACGTAGACACCATTtttcataattatcttttgtgagacgggggtactgaaaagatagcaGACCATTATTCGCCATTGCTCTAATACCACATtgttgggaaaaataataatccagctcaaaaataatattcacagaaaataataataacacaagagagtaacaacgacaccaactcTTTTTGCGAgataaaatacaatacccgagtAGAGCAATATTattactataatattacaactagtagtgtcaagagactactacaactttgaaagaaataacactctttatttaaaacaCCTTACTACAATATTACTAGCACTCACTAGTTATCTCACATACcacaatctgtggattactcttACTTCTTTATGCTTCTCACGTTATTTTGGTGTACATCAAAAGAGAAATGGAGCCTGCTATTTATAGAAGATCAGAATGGTTTATTCACTGTAATTTGCAGTGCAAATTACCATCGGTCAAAACATGTGTTTATGACTTTTGCAATTTGGCAACTTTTTCTAGCCGCCCAACTTGGAAAAATTTTCCAGCCACCCTATTTGACTTCTGCAAcattttcatcttttttctttgtttcatcTTTTTTATGGGTCCTACAATTTACACATGAAAACTAGACGCATTTAGAAAAAGAAGAGACAGAAAACATCGAGCTATATTATAATGAGGATATGATATCATAAGTACACATACAAGCTAGATATCCAACCACCTTTGAAAGCTCACGATGAACAGCATCTCCAGTACTACTGCCAAATTTGAAGTGGTGGCTTAAGGAGTCCAACAGTTGCTTTGGAGCAGCAGTCTCATTCTCGGATTCCAACAACATAGCATCTGCTACAAATTCAGCAGACTGGTCGCCAGCTTGAAAAATAAAGCTATCATATATCTCCTGGAGCTCCTTTTTGGCTTCAGCAATTTTAAGTTGAACTTCTTGATTATAAACCAACTTATCCAGTTCAAGCTGCTTTTGCATTGTCATCATAGAAGGAAAGTAGGAGTTGCATAGATTGAGGCCACTGATAACAAGGACGTAAAAACCTTATTTTTCACAAGTCCAAATTTTGGTGATTCCAACATTTTAAGAATAAGTTGTAAAAACTGCCTGAGCTCGAGAGGAATATCCTGAGGAATATTTTTTAAAGATAATGATTTCAAAGAGGACAATGTTTTCTCAGTCGAGAGATTATTTGGACGCAATGCAGGTGGGAGGTCTTCAAGGTCTCCTTCAACAACACTAATAGTATTGGCCAAAGAGCCATCTAAATCAACATCTATGTTGAATTGGCCAAGATCTTCGGTGGTGTTTCCATACACAACCAGGCTAAGGCTTCGATAGCTGCCTCGACAACCAAATGATTGGTTACAATTGCCTGCAAAAGTCATATTCACTTTAACAAATAGCAAAATACAAAagattctcatttttctttccagtttaaaccttttaaaagagGTAAGAAGAGGAGG belongs to Nicotiana tabacum cultivar K326 chromosome 6, ASM71507v2, whole genome shotgun sequence and includes:
- the LOC142161693 gene encoding protein virilizer homolog, encoding MVLCLTLDLLVSLARESCYHFVNCGGMEQLGYCFVSSLQNSSALKLLHLGVIEQATSHSVGCEGFLGWWPREDENIPSGTSERYNQLLKLLLHNLRHDVASLATYILHRLRFYEVSSRYECSILSVLGGLSGSGQATSATMDILANAKLQLKNFLKLINSSGPIEDSSLVACASKSLVLGDAGQLFNQSLDNSVKLLLF